acaaaGTTTTGCATAAATTCCCAATCCGATCCTTAAGTATGAATTCACCATATTATTGAACCACTAATAGAAAGAAATTAATTTGCAGAAAATGGAAGTTCAAATCATGTTCAAAGAAATCATAAAACCCTCTTCTTCAACTCCTCAACATCTTAAAAACTACAAACTCTCTCTTCTTGATCAATTAGCTCCTTCTTTTTACATTCCCATCATTCTCTTTTACCCCTCCACACCTCAAACTTCTTCCAAAGAAAAATCCGATCGCTTGAAAAAATCCTTTTCGGAAACCCTAACCCTATTCTACCCTCTCGCAGGACGAATGAAAAACAACTATTCCATTGATTGCAACGATGAAGGAGCTTTCTACGCCGAAGCTCACATTACCGGAGAAATGTCAATGATTCTTCAAGATCCCCAAGTTGAACAACTTGAAAAGCTATTACCATTCAATTCACAGGAGATGAGCTCCAATGGGGAAATCCTAGGGGCTCAGGTGAATCATTTCAATTGCGGTGGAATGGCTATAAGTATTTGCATTTGCCATCAAACTGCTGATGCTTCGACTGGAGCTTCCTTTGCCACAACATGGGCGAGGATTGCCTCCGGAGAGGCGACTACTAATATTAAGGGGACGATTTATGATTGCACATCCATATTTCCTCCGCAGAAAACTGAAGGCATTTCATGGAATGAATTTGCAGAGAAAGATCTATTGAGCAATAGTGTAATGAAAAGATTCGTATTTGATCGTTCCAAGGTAGCAACTTTACGAGAGAAGGTAGCAATTGGATGCTTAGACCTTCCTTCGCGGGTTGAGACACTTACTGCAATTATCTGGGAAGCTGTTTTAGAGAGTACTAATATTAACAATGCAATAATTGCTGTTAATCTTCGGAAAAGAATGATTCCGGCATTGCCAGAACTATCACTCGGAAGCATAAATCAGGCGGCGTTTGTGAATTGTTCAAAGAATGAAAACCGGATAGACTACTACAATTTAGTAGGGAAGATTCATGAGTCGATTGGGATGATGAAGAATGATTATATAAGGAAGATTCACGAAGGAGGTAGGTACTTTGAAGTTTTGAAGGATCTTGCGGAAAACCCTATGAATGTTTTTACATTTAGCAGTTGGTGTAGATTTCCATTTTACGAGGTTGATTTTGAGTGGGGAAAACCCGTATGGGTAACAACTACTCTAAAGTTCAAAAATTCTGCATTTTTTATTGACACAAAAGATGGCGAAGGAATAGAAGCATGGGTGACGTTGCCAAAGAAAGACATGGTTAAATTTCAACAAAATCCTAACCTATGTGCCTATGCTTCCTTCAACCCAATTATTTAGGAAGAATTTTTAATGTACATCTGTTATAATACATCTGCTTAATTAAAAGACGGAGGAAAAATGATTGGCGTtaagaaataaatatatataagtgGCTTTTTTATTGGCCAGGTCTAGATCAATAagtttcattaatattaataccAATAATATACTATTATGAAGTGTTGATATCTTTATTAATTGGCTGAATATGTCATCGAGTAGAAGTAGGAATTTTAAATTGAGTTTTAACTTGGGATTTCATGTTCTAATGTCAACTAttgattataaaattaattGCTGTAATTTactaaattttagaaatttttaatgaaagattgggacgcgattaagaggttagacatcccaactaggttggcacccctaacgCACTTAATCAACcctgaatattattaataaaaaaaagaaaattacaagAGGGGGAGAAAATTAAAGGAAACGAATATGAGCAACATTACAAAGGTCATCGAAAACATGAAATTGACAAAAATAAGGCGCAGAGTGCCACCAGTGGAGCGCTGATGCAGATTTGCCAAAACAGGCAAGACGATCCGCAGCTTGATTACCTTCCCTGAAGATATGAGTGATTTTGCAGTTCATAGACGAACAACGTGATAAGCAGCTTAACCATTCTTGCTTAATCCTCCATGGAACCGCAGTAGATTTTTCACTTAACAACTTAACCGCATATGTCGAGTCCGATTCAATCCACAAATTGTGCCAGCCTCTTTCCCAGGCAGCTTCAATAGCAAAGGCGATCGCCATCAGTTCAGCCGTGTGAGCATAAGAATCGGCAATGGGAAAGGCGAAACAGCCCATTACAAAACCTCTTCCGTTTCTGAAAATCCCCCCAGCGCCAGCGATGCCAGGAGCACCCTCAGCAGCCCCATCGGTGTTAACCTTAATCCAGCCTGTCGGGGGCAGACACCAGCGCACCGTAATGAAGTCCGGTTCCGGAGGTGGCCTGACCCGAGACGTTGAAGAGGAGGTCAATTTAGGCTcatggaagaggaagaagagacggTTCAGAAGAacttggattgaagggaggtcGTTTTCAAACACAGCCAGGTTCCTGATATGCCAAATATACCAAACCGTAGTAACCGTCGCCAAGTTCCACAAGCTGCGTTTCTTCGATCGGAAGCCAACCGCTCTAATAACACTAAATAAAGCCTCAAAAGTAGTCACAAAGCAGAGAGTAACCGCAAAGTTATTAAAGACCATCGCCCAAAGACGTCTCGCAATCCAACACGTAACAAAAAGATGATCCAAAGTCTCGATATTGCAATTACACAAGGCACATCTCGAAGCAAGAGAGAAGCCGCGTACCTGAAGATTAACCTAAACCGAAATCTTCCCATGAATTACCAGCCAGCAGGCAAACGAACGTCGAGGAGGGACAAATGCATTCCAGATAAAGCGATTCCAAGGAACCGCCGGCGAAATAGAGCGGAGCGAGCTGTATAGGGATTTTGTCGTAAGTTCTCCCGACATGGAACGTTTCCAAATGCAGGTGTCGGTTCCATCCCGATTACCTTGAACCCGAAGAATACGAGTCTGAACTTGTTCAGGAAGTTGATCCAAGTTATTCCACGAGTTATCCAACCTGTAATTTCGCACCGGCTCAAAAAGTGTGCGCTGATTTTTAGGCGGGATGCCGAGCTGATCAGCGACAGACGGGGATATCCACGAGTCGGTCCAGAAATTTAGCCGGGAGTTGTCTCCGAACCACCACACAATGTCCTCTCTAACTTGTTCATATACCCTCCTCATGGAAGACCATGCCGACGAGTTTGAGATGTATGGATTTGGTAAGCCTGAATGCGTGTGAAAGCGAGTAATCAGAAGCTTAGGGATGAAGCCGTCGCCCTTTAAAAGTTCCCAACTGAACTTCCCAAGAAGTGCTGAATTAAACATACCCATGTTTTTAATTCCCAGTCCACCACACTCTAAAGGTTGACAACAGATACGCCAGGCAACAGTGCAAAGTTTCTGTTGATCCCTATTTCCCGTCCAAAGTAAATTCCGGAGGGCTTTATCAATTTTTTTGATAAGCGAGGTAGGCCATCTGTAAACCATGAATGAGTGAATCAAAGCTCCCGTTAAAGCCGATTTAATTAGAGTGAGTCTGTCCGCCAGAGAAAGCGCTTGCCCTTTCCAGAGATTGAATTTAGCAATAAAGCGATCCATTAAAGGTTGCAAAAACCTTGCCTTCGGGGCCCCCTGAAAAGCGGAACACCAAGGTAATTGAAAGGTAAGCTCGCACGCCGAATTCCCAATATGCCGACAAGTCTGTTTTGTCGCTGAATGTTGATCTGATTCCCAAAGAACACCTCAGATTTTTCCCAATTAACCGTCTGACCCGAAATTGCTGTATAGAAATCAAAAAGATCCTTGATGGACTTCACGTTCTTTAGGGTAGCCCTAGCAAACAACAACATATCATCTGCATAGAGGAGGTGCGAAGGAAAAGAAGCTTGCATGTTATATGTCATAGTCTGAAACTGATTGTTCCTGACCAGCTTAGCCAGCCACCGGCTAAAAAAGTCTTCAGCAATGCCAAAAAGAATCGGGGAAAGAGGATCGCCCTGTCGCACACCACAAGAACAGCCAAAAAACCCCTTAATTCCGCCTCCCAGAGCAATAGAGATTCTAGCTGATCAAAGAACTTCCAAAATCCAGTCTCTAAATTGCAATGAGAAACCAAATGGTTCCAGAACAGccaagaggaagttccaatcAAGTGTATCAAAAGCCTTTCTAATATCAATCTTCAAGGCCATGTTACCACCATAACAGTTTTTATTCAACATGTTAATACCTTCAGAAGCCGCAACAATACAATGATGAATACTTCGACCAGAAATAAATCCGAATTGATTGTCAGACACAATACGAGAGGCAATAGGGGCCAGCCTGTCTGCCAGAATTTTCGAgataattttataattgaaattaccCATAGCAATTGGCCTAAACTGTTGAATTTCTATAGCATCAGCAGATTTGGGAAGCAGAGTCATAATACTGGAATTCATCCCCGGCAACATGTAGCCCGAAGCAAAAAAACTCTGAACCATCTTACAAAGATCCGCACTAATTATGTCCCAATAATGTTGATAGAATACTCCCCCGAAGCCGTCAGGTCTCGGAGAACTATCTCGGTTCAGATCAAAGACCGCAGACCTAATCTCATCAACCGAAGGCTGCCGAGTTAAAAGCTCATTATCCATCGATGTGACGCAAACCGGAATTACCTCAGTGATTGGGGCATGGTCGACTAGAGGCCTGCTGCTTGTGAACAGACTTGAATAATAATCCACGACATGCTGTGCGGTCATATTCTCATCGTTGACCAGGACACCATCAATAAAAAGGGTATCAAGAGAGGAATGAGTTTTCCTACCCTTAGCTGCGCGATGGAAATAGCTCGAGTTACAATCCCCCGCTTCAAGCCACTTTTCTCTACTTTTATCCCGAAGGAGAAGCTCCTGTCTGAATAACTAAAGATCTAAATCTTGTTTTGCTTCCACTTCATGCACACGGTTTACCTCATTTAGACCCTGAGAAGAAATAACTTGTTGTATACTCGAGAGGCGCGAATTTGCAGCTGCTATATTATTCTCAACTCTGCCAAAGATCTCTCTGTTCCAGACCCGGAGCTTAGCCCTTAAAGATTTCAGTTTGTAGCAGAAAAGTTGTGCTGGTGGTAAAGAGACATGAGTACCTTGCCAGTGCGCAAAAACCAAATCCCGCAGCGAGATATGGGTAGTCCACATGGAAAAGAACCGAAATCGGGAATGCCTTACAATACCATTTTTGCAAACTAATAACAAAGGACTATGATCTGATTGGTAGCGGGAG
The DNA window shown above is from Euphorbia lathyris chromosome 1, ddEupLath1.1, whole genome shotgun sequence and carries:
- the LOC136217056 gene encoding stemmadenine O-acetyltransferase-like; translation: MEVQIMFKEIIKPSSSTPQHLKNYKLSLLDQLAPSFYIPIILFYPSTPQTSSKEKSDRLKKSFSETLTLFYPLAGRMKNNYSIDCNDEGAFYAEAHITGEMSMILQDPQVEQLEKLLPFNSQEMSSNGEILGAQVNHFNCGGMAISICICHQTADASTGASFATTWARIASGEATTNIKGTIYDCTSIFPPQKTEGISWNEFAEKDLLSNSVMKRFVFDRSKVATLREKVAIGCLDLPSRVETLTAIIWEAVLESTNINNAIIAVNLRKRMIPALPELSLGSINQAAFVNCSKNENRIDYYNLVGKIHESIGMMKNDYIRKIHEGGRYFEVLKDLAENPMNVFTFSSWCRFPFYEVDFEWGKPVWVTTTLKFKNSAFFIDTKDGEGIEAWVTLPKKDMVKFQQNPNLCAYASFNPII